In the Enterococcus rotai genome, GCTTAGAAAACTTAGAAAATATTTCTAATGGATTTGAAGGCGTTGAATCTAGCTTCGCTGTACAAGCAGGACGTGAAGTTCGCGTCATGGTCAAACCAGATGAAATCACAGATTTAGAAGCTGTTCGTTTAGTAAGAGATATTCGTAAGAAAATCGAAGACGACTTGGATTACCCAGGACACATCAAAGTGACTGTTATCCGGGAAACACGTGCAGTCGATTACGCCAAATAAGTAATGAATGAAAGAAGCAACGCCTTAGGGTGAGTTGCTTCTTTTTTTAGTTTACATTAGAAAAAATTCAGAATATTTTTACTAAACCCACTATGGTGCTTTAATTGTGACCAACTTAGAACTTTGTTATATTCTTTGTAGCTTTTATTAAAATTGGGGGTTTTTTAGATGAAATTAAAGAAAAGTGCCTTACTAGGCTTGATTGCTTTATCAAGTATTGCCCTAGCTGCATGTGGTGGGAATTCTAAAAATGCTGATGGTGGGTCTGGTAGCGAAGAAAAAGTATTTAGATACATTGAAAGACAAGAAATGCCAAGTGCAGATCCTTCATTAGCGACAGATGAAGTAAGTTTTGTAGCCTTAAATAATGTCTATGAAGGAATTTATCGTTTAGATAAAGAGAATAAACCTCAACCGGCTGGAGCTGCTGAAAAGGCAGAAGTTAGTGAAGATGGTTTAACGTATAAAGTGAAATTAAGAGAAGATGCTATGTGGACTGACGACAAACCAGTAACAGCTGCAGATTTTGTTTATGGCTGGCAAAGAACGGTTGATCCAGCAACTGGGTCAGAATATGCATACATGTTCAATTCTGTAAAAAATGCTGAAAAAATCTCTAAGGGCGAAATGAAAAAAGAAGAGTTAGGGATAAAAGCAGTAGGTGATTATGAATTAGAAATCACTTTAGAAAAAGCAACACCTTACTTTGATTACTTATTGGCTTTCCCATCATTTTTACCACAAAGACAAGATATTGTTGAAAAATATGGTAAAGACTATACAACGGCTAGTGATAAATCAGTCTATAATGGTCCGTTTACCTTAACTGATTTTGATGGACCAGGAACAGATACAAGCTGGTCTTACTCAAAAAATGATAAATATTGGGATAAAGATACAGTTAAACTAGATAAAGTAGCGATCGATGTTGTAAAAGAAGCACCAACATCATTGAACTTGTTCCAAGACGGTCAAGCTGATGAAGTACCGCTATCTGGTGAATTAGCGCAACAAATGAAAAACGAACCTAACTATATTATTTTAAAAGGTGCTTCAACATTCTATCTTGAACCAAATCAAAGAGAAGAAAACTCACCTTACCGAAATGTCAATTTACGTAAAGCATTATCTTATGCAATTGACCGTAAAGCGTTAGTTGAACAAATTTTAGCGAATGGTTCGGCTGTTCCAATGGGATTAGTTCCAGAAGGTTTGGCGGCAGATCCAAAAACAGATGAAGACTTTGCTAAGGAGCTAGGTGACGAAGTAACCCACAATGTTGATAAAGCCAAAGAATCATGGAAAAAAGCCAAAGATGAATTAGGTGTTTCTACAGTATCAATCGATTTATTGATTGATGATACCGATAATGCGAAGAAAATGGCTGAGTATCTTCAAGGGTCATTGTCTGATACATTAGAAGGCTTAAAAGTATCTGTTAGTCCTGTACCTTTCTCAGTCCGCTTAGATCGTTCAAATAAAGGGGACTTCCAAATCGCTGTTAGTGCGTGGGGAGCGGACTATGCTGATCCAAGTAGTTTCTTAGATCTATTTACAACAGGTAACTCTTATAATAGAGGACACTATTCAAATCCTGAATATGATAAGTTAGTAGAAAGTGCTGCAACAACGAATGCAAATAACCCAGAAGCACGTTGGCAAGATATGTTGGATGCAGAGAAAATATTAATGGATGATATGGGTGTTATTCCGTTGTATCAAAAAGCTGAAGCACACCTTCGTTCTGAAAAAGTAAAAGATGTTGTGTATCATTCAACTGGTGCGAAATATGACTTTAAATGGACCTATATTGAAGACTAATATATAGAAAGAAGGAGGATGGGACAGAAGTATTCAACCCCGACAAATAAGAGGGGGTGCTTCTGTTTCCACTGCTTATTTGGATTCCAAGTGATTGAGTTGTAACTCGTAGAGTTATGGCCCAATCACTTTTTTGCTTTATACATGACAAATGTCATCTAGATTCATGACAAGATCATCTAACAAGATTCCCCATACTCAGATAAGATAAGGACATAAGCAAAGGGGAGAAAAAAATGATCACAGTCAATCAACTCACAAAAACAATCAACAAAAAGATAATTTTAAAGCAAGTTTCTTTAAACGTAAATAAAGGTGAAATCATCGCTCTAGTTGGGCCAAATGGTGCTGGAAAAACCACATTGATCAATTGTTTAATTGGCTTGATTCGCCCAACAACGGGGGAAATAAACCTCTTTGGTGCAAAACCACTGAATAAAAAAAATAAAATGAAACTAGGTGTGATGCAGCAAGAAAGCACGACGTTAGACAATGTTAAAGTCAAAGAACTACTGACACTTTTCCGTAGTTTTTACCTCAATCCGCTTTCTCTAGAGGATTTGTTAGACATAACTGGGTTAAATGAGCATCAAAACACGTACACAACGAAATTATCTGGCGGACAAAAACGACGCCTGACATTTGGGCTATCGATTATCGGCAATCCAGAACTGCTTTTTTTAGACGAACCAACAACGGGAATGGATGTAACCAGCCGAAAAATGTTCTGGGAAAAAATCCAAATACTAAAAGAACAAGGGAAAACCATTATTTTAACGACACATTATCTAGAAGAAATTGAAAAAGTGGCTACTCGAATTTTACTGATGAAGCAAGGTGAAATCGTTCATGATGGTACATTAGAAAGCATTCAAGCCGAAATGCTGCAAAACAAAGTAAGTTTTCAGCTAGTAGATGATCATGATGAAACAAAGCTCGGTGATCTGCCCTATGTATCATCAATTGAAAAAAAAGAAAACAACGTAACGCTGTATACTGCAAACAGCGATGAAACACTGATAGAATTATTTACAACCGAAATTAAATTCAAGAATTTATTGATTATTCCAGGGAACTTAGAAACAGTCTTCAATACCTTAGTCGAGGAGGAAAACGAATGAATACATTGATCGTGCAAACTAAAACAGACTTAAACCGCTCTTTATTTAGAAGCAAACCATTTATCTTTTTTTCTTTAGGGATGCCAGTTGGTTTTTATCTTCTATTTACCAAAGTCTTTAATATGGGGGTTCCTGAAGAATATATGTCTGTTTTTTATAAAGACAGTATGATTCAAATGGCAACCTATAGTGTAATGATCAGTTCCTTATTTTCTTTTTCTATGACCTTGATTGAAGACCGTAAACAAGGCGTGAAGCAATTTTTACGTCTGTCCCCTATGCCAGAAAGTATTTATTATGGGAGTAAAATTTTAACACAGTTTTTAATCAATAGTTTATTGCTGATCGTGATTTTTTTAGTCGGGCATTTTGTTAATGGGGTGCAAATGGATTCCATGACGTGGCTTACTAGCGGCCTATGGATTTTATATGGTTGTTTGCCAATCGTGGCATTAGCAACGATTGTTAGTCTTGTGAAAGATCCAAATACCGCGAGTGTGCTGAACAATATGATTTTGATGCCCCTTGCAATTGTCAGTGGTTTATGGTGGCCGATCGATATGTTTCCAGAAGTGGTTCAAAAAATAGCGACAGGATTACCAACCTATTACGCAGCACAAGGTGCGAAACAGTTAGCCGCAGGACAATTACCAGATGGCAAAGGAATCTTGATCATCTTCATTTATTTTGTAGGAATTATGGTATTATCAATATATCTGAATGGTCGTAAAGAAGAAATAAAACGTTAGGGGTAAGTTATGATTGGCAAGTTTAGGTTGTATCCAAAAGAGGATGGTTTTGTTTCGTTTATTTGGTTGATTTTTATTTTGATTCCGATCATTGCAATGTTTCCCTATGATAATATTGATAAGAAGTTAGCACTAGCTACTCTGGGGATTTTTGTGGTGACCTATCGAAATTGTTTATTTAATGGGAAGTGGTTTCCGTTTTGGATGGCGTTGATGTATGGAATATCACTGTTTTATACGATGTACTTTGGTTATATCTATTTATTTATCTATCCAGCGTGGATGATTGGTTTTATTCCAATGAAGAAGCACGTGTTTAAGTATTATTATATTGCGTTATTATGCACACTAACACCTGTGCCGTTTAGTTTAAGTCAATTGCCGGAATATGTGACACAAGATTTGAAAATCACGATTTTTGTTTATGGATTTTTTATCTGTGCGGCTCCATTTGCTGGTCGATCGATTCGTAAACAGGCGGAATTGCGGAAACAAATGTATCAGTCTACGCAGCGGATGGAATACGTGATCAAACAAGAAGAACGTTATCGGATCGCAAGAGATTTACATGACACATTAGGTCAATCTTTATCGAT is a window encoding:
- a CDS encoding ABC transporter ATP-binding protein; protein product: MITVNQLTKTINKKIILKQVSLNVNKGEIIALVGPNGAGKTTLINCLIGLIRPTTGEINLFGAKPLNKKNKMKLGVMQQESTTLDNVKVKELLTLFRSFYLNPLSLEDLLDITGLNEHQNTYTTKLSGGQKRRLTFGLSIIGNPELLFLDEPTTGMDVTSRKMFWEKIQILKEQGKTIILTTHYLEEIEKVATRILLMKQGEIVHDGTLESIQAEMLQNKVSFQLVDDHDETKLGDLPYVSSIEKKENNVTLYTANSDETLIELFTTEIKFKNLLIIPGNLETVFNTLVEEENE
- a CDS encoding peptide ABC transporter substrate-binding protein, with the translated sequence MKLKKSALLGLIALSSIALAACGGNSKNADGGSGSEEKVFRYIERQEMPSADPSLATDEVSFVALNNVYEGIYRLDKENKPQPAGAAEKAEVSEDGLTYKVKLREDAMWTDDKPVTAADFVYGWQRTVDPATGSEYAYMFNSVKNAEKISKGEMKKEELGIKAVGDYELEITLEKATPYFDYLLAFPSFLPQRQDIVEKYGKDYTTASDKSVYNGPFTLTDFDGPGTDTSWSYSKNDKYWDKDTVKLDKVAIDVVKEAPTSLNLFQDGQADEVPLSGELAQQMKNEPNYIILKGASTFYLEPNQREENSPYRNVNLRKALSYAIDRKALVEQILANGSAVPMGLVPEGLAADPKTDEDFAKELGDEVTHNVDKAKESWKKAKDELGVSTVSIDLLIDDTDNAKKMAEYLQGSLSDTLEGLKVSVSPVPFSVRLDRSNKGDFQIAVSAWGADYADPSSFLDLFTTGNSYNRGHYSNPEYDKLVESAATTNANNPEARWQDMLDAEKILMDDMGVIPLYQKAEAHLRSEKVKDVVYHSTGAKYDFKWTYIED
- a CDS encoding ABC transporter permease — encoded protein: MNTLIVQTKTDLNRSLFRSKPFIFFSLGMPVGFYLLFTKVFNMGVPEEYMSVFYKDSMIQMATYSVMISSLFSFSMTLIEDRKQGVKQFLRLSPMPESIYYGSKILTQFLINSLLLIVIFLVGHFVNGVQMDSMTWLTSGLWILYGCLPIVALATIVSLVKDPNTASVLNNMILMPLAIVSGLWWPIDMFPEVVQKIATGLPTYYAAQGAKQLAAGQLPDGKGILIIFIYFVGIMVLSIYLNGRKEEIKR
- a CDS encoding sensor histidine kinase, whose protein sequence is MIGKFRLYPKEDGFVSFIWLIFILIPIIAMFPYDNIDKKLALATLGIFVVTYRNCLFNGKWFPFWMALMYGISLFYTMYFGYIYLFIYPAWMIGFIPMKKHVFKYYYIALLCTLTPVPFSLSQLPEYVTQDLKITIFVYGFFICAAPFAGRSIRKQAELRKQMYQSTQRMEYVIKQEERYRIARDLHDTLGQSLSIMTIKTELAGKLLDKDSERAKKEIAEVAETSRGTLQTVREIVSSMRHVLIAEEMITIEKSLRAAKIILSTEGEELTSELATDLQNTVSYCLRECVTNVIRHSRASHCRIIIEKSDVDYIFTVADDGKGMKDSIQGNGLTGLKERIESICGKLEFTQKNGMKVIFTVPVDKKEEPIHD